tcaatttttAGGAGAAGAGGACTTCAAATTTGTTATTTCTGCTCAGAGTTAGCTTTGAACTTGTTCAGGGTGTCAATAATGGTAGTTAGTGGTGGCAAATGGGGGGTTGGGTCAAACATTGGACAGTTGAAAGTGGATAACTATAATATGGGTAATAATTCAACCCGCCCATATATTTGATATGAGTAAAAATTGATTGGGTAATAAATGGATTGGGTAAAATACTAGTTTACAcatattttacccatattttcatgaataaatagtATTTTACTTAAGAATTCAACATGGAGAAGATATTGTAGTctttttttagattaaaaaaatgttgaacatgcttcatttagttttattatatcataaaaataaaaaaaattctataacttttcaatataaaataaatttatgtaataacaagatgaaaatatttttaatttcaaagtaaatgaatatttaCATTTAAGGTTTAAAACATGTTTAATGCACTTTAAGCAATATCAATACTAATACATGATTTGCTTATTTTGCACTATTATtgattatccaatataaaattaaataaataaataacatgtaattataattaacaaaaaaaatgtacatttgaattatatatttttggagggTCAAATACTTCACCTtttcaattttagagaagaatAGTTAATtctataaaataacataaaaagaaagagaagttaCACTATTTTTAGTGATATCATGAATTTTTAGTGAATAAAATTTAGAAGTTTAACCTATTTGGCTAATTGATATTTTACCCATAGtttacccatatttttatgGATCAAATATGAATATCAACCCATATTTTCCCTATGCGAAAAATCACTCATCCAACCCATTAAAATATGGACAATTTGGGCAAATCACCAAAATATGGGCTCATTTTGACGGCACTAATTATAGTGCAGTTCCTAGAATTAGTTCTAGAAAATAAGGGGAGATCCTTGAGCCACTAATGGTGACATTGATTAGTGACCAATTGACCTACTAAAAGTTTACTTAAAATGGAAGAAATATGTGTTGGGAGTATCATTTATAAAGAAGTGAAATACACGTATcattgtatatatttatgtcTCATGGGCCTTCCACCTTCTCGGAGCATTGCTCTGTCAGGCTTTCGCCCAATGTAAAAATATCCCACTATATATTTAAGGATAACTTACTTAAGTACATAATATTACTTTAcctatttttaatatttccctactcttttattaaaatacaaaaaaaccTGATTTTCTCCCAAAGATACTTAACCGGatactttattattttgaagCAAAATCAGACCTTTTCAATTCCCTAATTTTCGCCCTCAATCTATCCCACTAAGATTTCAGttatcaaattcaaataatttcGAATTTCAAAAGAATCCTATGACTATTCAGCCAGATTCAGAGTTCAAATTAGTTTTCTCATTTTCTCGATTGTGATTTTtgccctttttttcttttactgtGTATCAATCATTTTGGCTTGCATTATGCATCTAATATCTACCAAAtctataatttttgtttcaaatGATTCTAACAACAAAGAATTGAGTTCTAAAAAGGTTGCATCGCCGATAGTTATGATAAATCAATGTTCGAGAAAGAAAAACTCGATAAAGAGAGTATATGCATCTATTTTAAAAGATCCGAAAATCCCAAAGAAAAGGGATAGAAAGGCTGTCCCTCCCATATCGACCAACACTACCCATGATATgcaatttttatcatatatgcatcctttattattttttaatctggtgattcttatttttcaattaagtATCCTCTTTAAATTTTACAGTTGTttttcatatacattaattCTTTGCGAATTTGTTTATAACTGTTATTTTATCAAAAGTGAAGAGAACTGTATATAAGTGAAGTActcaaatcacatttactttGTCATAAAGTATTGACTATTTCATGAATAATTAGATTTTGTGTTTTCCGTCACTGTATATAAGGAATAATGAAATCTATGTAccttttatgttttgttgttatttagTATCAAATAACATGAACATTAATGTATCTAAGATACTTGTTTAATGCTCATTTTggcctgttggttggtttggtACTGTGCATCATATTCCATGATAATTTTCTATATAGTACTTAATActcaaatcacatttactttGTCATAAAGTATTGACTATTTCATGAATAATTAGATTTGTGTTTTTGTAACTTTATATAAGGAATAATGGAATGTGTGTACCTTctatgttttgttgtttttgtgtatcagtcatgtattattattatgtagTATAAAATGATCTGaaacataatattttgaatcaatGCCTGGCCTTTCCCTTTTAGTTATGTATGTATCTTCTTTCTGTTTGTAGTGACTGCGGAACATATGTAGCTGCTTTCGCTGAATGTTTTAGAGACGAAATGAAGGTCTTATCGAACCCTTTCCGAAGTGACTATCTTCGCTCAAAATATGCAACACTGTTATGGAAATATGACACCACCAAGACCAAGGAAAAATACTTTAGTTAGAATGATGATCCTACATAGCTAAAACATGTCTTCATTCCATTGACAGATGATGAACTGATTAATCTATAATAGTAGCTTATTTACTGACTTACAAGATAAGTTTTATTGCTTTAAAGATACCTTAAGTGTTTTAGAGTATTCCTTCACAGGTCAACATTATATTTCTAAGTAATTCATACTTCTAAATTTGAAGAGTTTTTATGTCCATAATTTTTTATGTCGCTTTTAAATTCGTTTTCAATGCATTTTATTTCGTTATTAATTTTTGCATATTATAAGTATTATACATATCACTTCAGTTTATGCTACAgtgaaaatgatacaaaatttctACAAACTTATTAAGTATATGATACAATATTGTTttcacaaataacaaaattttatttttcacacaACATGGTACAAATTATATCTTATAAGATTGGTACAAATCACAACAGATGATACTAAAtcaatattatgtatatgatacttAGGTGCTTCAAACATCTCAAATTGATACGATTTAGTAAACTCATGCTAAACTTACAAAGATATTAAGTATCAAATACACAATTTTGATACCAAAATAAACTCTTACTTTTTTAAGCTGCTATTAAATTTCtagaaaattattatgtatatgaaaCACAATTGCGTCctcaaatatcaaaattgtatttatatgatatatatattattggtaAAAAAGACAATATccaattttattattagtagatacaaaatttagaaaaaagatattatgtatataatatatcatgatttcaaatgatACTTTTTTTACATGTCGTCTCTTTTAACTTTGGCACACATCACAACTATTGATACTATTATTCTATCCATACAAAAATTACAAACAATTAAGTATTAGACACACAACAATGTATACCAAACTaactttatcaaaaattaaGAATCAAAAAATGTAACCAGAATTgataacataacatttttcatttattgcgTTATAAAATAGTAACCTAAAAGTGCTTCAGTATATAATTTGAGAATTATTAGACAAGAAAGATAAAAGTACTTCTAAAAAGCAAGCATCAAGAATCTTTCGGGAAGAAATTAAGTACATGTTTGCGTCCTTTTTTTCACCTTCAACACACACAATTTCACGTGTTGTTGCATCAAAATTTTGTATCTCTTCATCACTTTTATCCGATGTATCAATGCATAGTGAATACATACCGAATCCCACCTCATGTTTCTTCATTTCTATGTACAATTTCACCCCCATATCATTCTGAATACACAATGGAGACAAATTACCTTTAACAATGTATCTGATctcaatatgtttttcttttcaattcatcAATACCCGATTCAGCTGCAATTGCTGAAATAAGATttacaaacaaaatattttctccaaccAGCATCACATCAATTCTGTATCCCTCGTATCTAGCATCACTTTCGCATGATCCAGAATGTCTTAACaagatcaaaatattcatttcgAATCTTTACAAAATTGTGTTCCGAAATAGTTTGAATCaaacttttaatgttttttcacaatttaaaaatcaaaaattataattcagTTAGAGGGTTTATGATTGATTGGTTGAAGGAAGAAACGTACGCGTGATTTGTGGGAATcaattaatttctatttttaattccTTATTTAACGCGTAAACTGATAACAACAACTTAATAATTTAAGTATCAaccattattaattaaattgtctGCCTACAGTATTATGTATCCGAAAAACACTAAAAGAAAggaatttttagtaattaatgaaGTAAAAATTAGGCAAATCACATAGTCTAAGGGACAAATTACTTTATATCCCTACTGTTTcactatttatcaaaaattccttttttttatattaatccGGATActtaatatgataaaatgataCTTAAATTAGAGCGGATCGATACTTTAATAGTTAGTTTGTTGTTATCAgttacaacataaaaaaaaagggataacatTTATCCCGCGATTCACATCCCTTCCAATCCAAcgattttgttcctatttctaCGCCTAAAATCACTCCCATATATCAACAGTTACATCGAtcactcaattttttaattttaaatctatTGTCTCTCAAGTTCATCAATTTTAAGTTCCTAAAGAGGTGAgactattttttcattaattttttatttccaattcttcagatttcattttttttaattgaaaaaaactAATGTTTTTATTTACAATTTTCTTATACATATAAATTCTGCTCCTTCTTTTTAGTATGGTGCCTtatgtatttgattttgataatgAAAACTTTCATGAAAATAGATCTAATCAACTCATTATGATTCCGATGATGATTATTGAGCTGAAAATAGATCCAAAAGGTTGTAGGATTCATTAACAATGACGAATCATAAAATTTAGAAGACGAAGTCGAAGAAGGATGTAATTTCATCTTTTAAAGCAAATGTAGAAGAACTTCATCACTGgtgagttatttttaaaaaattagatatgtTGACAAAAATGAtacattatcatattattttgtacCTTGCTTTAAATCtgatgaaattatataaaattctaattttgattttttttattttttgatatattgtcACTAATCTATCAAACTATATAGTAGAAATTATTTTGATGAGATGCAATTTGCAGAATAatgtatcatattataaaataattaaccacaatacttaaataacatataatgaatatatgatgtttCATTTAGTATCAGAAACAAATATCATCAAGTGGTATTGAGTATCAGttactattattatcattatgtaTCAACTAAACAATAAGATTTTTTGTAGTTACTATAAAGTAtcatgtaattaattttttgttcaaaatttaattcatttttataatgtatctgCAGAATCTTTATAGTGACGATTGAATGTTTGTAGTTGCATTTTCTGAATTCTTTAGCGATGAAGTCAACATCCACCTAATGTTTTCTGAGTTGACTACCTTCGCACAAGATATGCAACACTATTAATGAAGTACGATCTCGACAAGGTCAAGGTGGGATATGTTAGCGATAGCGATGATCCACTAAAGCTGAAGAGCTATTTCACTCCACAACAACAAGATGACTTGGTTCATATAGATTAGTGATTATGTACCAATTCACATacaacttttgatgtttattatttttaagatacATTAACTAATTGGAGGGTTTGTTATTTTTCAAGATACgttttctcaaattttacagttttttttttgtaacaaaattatttattttgaatataatatttgatattgttaATACCTTATTACGTTCTTTTGTCTATTATAAGgattttatatatcatatattttatgcTCTATATTGATTGTAATATAGAGTAtattacaattaatatataattgataCTATATTATTAGCAGATAcaagatttttcaaaactttgttatttatatgatacatgattatttttatataacaacATTTGGATGTATCACAACACGtgatactatatttttatacttgATACAAATCAgttaattttcaatatatttagtaCCTTTTAACATTATGTTTCTTATAAATTTGGTACAAATAAATGACTAtagttgatactatatgataagttgatacaaatttgtcaaataatatattatgtatatgatacacaattattatttatcatgctTTCAAAAACACAAATTGATCTGTAGAAGTTAAAAACAAATTAGCCAAAAAAGTATATTAGGTATATGATACACAATTATTATTTGTCATTCTTTCAACATCACGAATTAATGTGTCTCACAATATTAAACCTGATACTATATATTCACAATTGTTTCAATCCTCTAAATTTGCAATATGTTTAGTATCTTTTAACATTATGTCTCTTATCCTATACACATTACAACTCTATACGGTACATGTACAACACTTGATACTGTATTATccgatataaaaaaatttcaaagaattAAGTATCAAATTCATTATGTTAAACAAATCAATGCAATGTAATAGTAATTTCAGTACTTATTAGCAgttacatatacattaattacttAGCCAATAcgacatatattttaaaagtaacttTATATCAAACACAAAACAATACACAATATGTACACTGAATTCACTTTAtcaaaaattaacaataaaaaattataaccaGAACTGAAAAACGTAATATTACAATTTATTGGATCAGAAATTAATAAGataaaagtactttttaatgtaaacatttGTAATAGTGGAAAGAAAtgttataatttgaaaattattagatctaaaaaaataaagtactCCAAAAAAGTATTGATCAAGATTCTTTTGGGaagaaagtacaagttcttcGATTGTGGTCTTCTTGTCTACATCGCCCATAACAGTTTATGTTTGATGTTAGTTTTTCATCtcgatttttcttctttttttcttgatctACTGGACATTCTTTTGTATCTTGTTGGCAAGACAACTTctttcaaaacacaattcaaaatTGATCACTCACTTCTGTCCGACATTGATTTCATTGGAACTGCATAACACACTATGAGACTAATACATAGATGCAATTGtaccaaatataaaataataatctctTGACACCAAAGGTTCAAGAAGCCAAAACAACATCCcaaaccaaaagaaaataaaaagaaaaatagccataaaaaagaatcaaacgtttactatttttttttagaaaaatgagaagatttcacaatttgaaattcaaaaatgcCTAATTCAGTTAGAGGTTTATGAAGGCTGATTGGTAGAATTGTTAAACATCCGCGTGATTTGTAggattaattataattttcttttttgatccCCTTTTTTATGCAGTAAACTGAtaacaacaatttaaaaatttaagtatccGTCCATTTTGATTAAAGTATCGGTCTGCAATATTATGTATCcgaaataatatttaaaaagggaTTTTTGATAATTAGTGAAAGAGTAGGGatactaaataataacaaaacatcAAACTTAAACAGATTAGATACATTAATGTTCGTGTGCAACACACAAAAGATACACAAATACCTAAATATTTCATTAGTTGTTATATAAATAGACATAATAAAATAACGTatcaaaaaatatcaaactgaTACTTAAAATATTATCTACGAAACATTAGTATTTATGTGTAAGAcataaaagtatcaaaaaaattatgtgttcCATGagtaaaatgaaaattgaaataaacgatacttaaatgaaaaaaaacaatcatCAAACTAATGAAAAAGATACAAAAATCAGGATGGATAGGGATACAAATGTACATATTGTAGGTAGTGTTGGTCGAATAGTCGGAGGTGCCGcctttctaccccttttcttTGGGATTTTTGGATCTTTCGAAGTAGATGCATGTTTGCTCTTTGCAGAAGTTCTCTTGCTAGAACTTGGATTTGTCATGACTATAGGGTCATGCAACGATTTACAACTCAAATCTTCGAAGGTTTCAATTCTGGAAAAAAAACTACAGAtcttttagaaaaggaaaaacagtGAAAAcgcaaaaaaggaaaaaaaaaaggaagaaatcaCAATGGAGAAGATGATATACCTGTTTTGGACTCTAATCCGAATGAATAGGAATAAGAttcttttgaatttcaaatttctttctTATACTATGTGATTTGCCTAATTTTTACTATATTTAAGTTTCATGGGCCATTACCTTTACGGAGTATTGCTCAGGCTTTCGCTAATTGCGAAAAATATTCCGCTACTATCTCCCGCATGAATCAAAATAACTAAGAAAATTCACATGTTTCAaattaatctttaattattCAGTTTTATCGATTGAGATGATATGCAGTGACTATGACCTTAACAATCAAATCCAGATACAGAGATTTACATTGATCATTCATATAAATTTGTAATCTATTATTTCATTTGTATAATTGTAATATTCAAAATCAGTTTTCgactaatataaatattattttacataaatagGTACTACATGGCTCGACGCGCACATGTTTgacaattaatatataaaagaaatacatgCTAAATTTTGATTCTTTCTTGTGTAAGCTTGATTTATCTGATTCTCTGATGGAAGATTTTATCTTATActctattaaaaatattactttatatGACATTTTTCATCGAAGATGTTTATCGATCATATAACTAGAAAATTATATGTGGAAGGCCATCTCACCCCTTCACCAAAATCTAAACTAACTACTTTATCCTTTCCCTCCCCACCTCTTTTTGTTCCATGAAGATATATAACCTTCCATAATCCAACATTGATAAATCATGCCGCCAAGAGCCTTTTATTTCCAAAGTACAACCTCTAACCAACCAAGCATTGTTTCTCtacttctctttctttattaACTATAGTATCAGTCAACTTGCAAATGGTACCTGTTATCTCCCATCAACACAATTACAGCGTAATTTTGTCCAGCAAGACTTAGACAGCAGGCAAGAATCACCTAACCACCAGTGTTGTTGCCCAGCAGATACAAGGTTAATTCCTCAACTGTTACAAGACTAGTCATCAGTAAAACCATTGAGGTCCAGGCAAAGCACAGAtatccatttttaaaaaaattgtaaatcatATCTTGACTAGTCCATTTTCAAGTGAAAACAGCTGCTATTAAGTTAGCTTTACATAAGAAATTAGCACCAAGTACAGATGAATTTTTTAACTGTTGCAAAACTGGAAAAACCCACAAAACCAATGAGTTCCAGGCCACAGATATTCATAAAAATTGACAATTGTATATCACATCTCTTAACTAGAatcagtttttcagaaaaaaaagcTGTCATTTAGATAGCATAACATAAGAGATTAGTACCATTTACAGGTGAATGGATTTGTTTGTGTTTCAGAAACAAAAGCAGTTTACACCAGAAGAAAACTTAACCTGTTAACCCTAACTCTTTAACCCTATGTACCTTGCTACCTTTTAAATGGGAGAAGCATtcctaattttgtttttaaaagaaaaaactttgaAGAAACCAGAAGGCCATGTTTCGTCAAGGACGCCACCAACATTCAGAAGTCAACAAAATATCCAGAATCTATGGGAGAAGCTTCAGGGGACAATATGTTAAATCCTGTTGAAACTGGGGCGTCTGAAGGTGCAGAAACTAACCAATCACCATACTGAATGTCCAAATCGGCTATATTTTCCATTAACTGAGGATGTCTACTTACCTCCAGTGTCTCTGCAGGTTTAGGATTATATACATTACCCGAACTGTTAGTTTGGCTAACATGTGTCTCCCAACCAAAGTCAAAATCTTCGAAATTTGGAATTAAAGAATTTTCACCTTGATACCCATGCTGGGAAATATTTTTGCTATCAGGTGATGATGATGAAATATGCTGTCTACATAGTTCAGGTTGGCAAGAGAAAGTGCTCTCACACCTACTTCCAAAAGTGCTCTCCATTGTAGTAGGGCAAGGCAAATCACCACTGCAGGGAACCGAAATGTTTGGTGAGGTTCCCCGATCTGGCTGATTGGACAACTGGGAGACCGGGGTAGTTGAATTTCCAAGAGCAGTGCCAGCATTTGTCGGGCAGGCCAGTAGATACTGAGAAGCAGTGGTATTTACAGAAGTGTTCCCTCCTTCAGGAAGGTAGGCTACTGAAGTTTGCTGAGGCAAACTGTTACCAGAGTTTCCGTCTGCATACTGTTGAGAGAACATTTGGGCTTCAGATGACAGTGGGTTGTTATACATATTACCCACCTGTGACTGGGAGGATACTGAATTTTCACAGGAAACAAGACTTTCAAATTCACTTAGAACACTAGGAAGTGTAGACAAGTGAGGTTGAGAAGGTGATGAATTAGCATATGGTAGAAGGAATGTTGGAGCTTCCGAAGACACCGAATTTGCACAAACACTGACCTGCGGCTGAGAAGGAATCTGAGGTTCCATTGGTGCATAATTTGTAGATGCACCCAAAAACCTAGGCTCCCTAGGTAACTGAGGTTGGAACGAAACAGCATGAGCACCAACTACGCCAGCACTGGGCTGGGAAGGGATCTCAGGCTCCATTGGTGCATAATTTGCAGGTGCACCCAGAAGAGCAGGCTGCCGAGGTAGTTGATGTTGCGAAGAAACAGCATTAACACCACGTATCCCAGCATGGGGCTGAGCGGGTATCTGAGGTCCCAATGGAGCATAATTTGCAGGCACACCCACAAAACCAGGCTGCCTCTGTAGTGGAGGTTGGTAAGGAACAGCCCTAGCACCAAGTATGCTAGCATTGTGCTGGGAGGAAGCAATATACTTATTGGAGCCTACAGGCCGTGAGGCAGAAGGCACCTGCCACCTAACCGATGAAGAATGCGTTCTACCAAATTGAGGCACAGAACAAGTGTTTGGTGAATTGTATCCAGATCTATCAGTTGCAAACGCCTGTCCAGATGACCCTGCCCTTTTGAATGCTGTCCGGGGAGTAAAAAACTGGGGACCCATGTGACCAACACTGTGCCTTCTGTCCCCTGGAGTAACATTAATGCTTGCATTGCGCAACTGTTGAGAGACAACATGGCTATGAAATTTGTCTCTAAGAGCAGTGGACTGCTGTGTAGTTGAATTTGGTAACCCAGGACTGCTTGACATGGAACAAGGACGAATCGGGGCTTGTCTAAACATTTGGGTATGTGGAGGATAATTGGGTACTCTGTGAATAAAACCTGGAGCTTGGTTAGCTACAGGTGGGGGGACAGATACTAAAGTACCACGGCATGGAGTGACCAGTGGAAGCACTTTATCACTTTTCCTTGTGTTTTGTCTCTGTGCTTTCCAAAACTTGTCCTTGTCAGTGGCATGACAATGGGCTGTGCTGGAAATGCCAGTGCCCCAGTAGACACATGGAGCAATTGTGTCACAAACATAACAATGGCACTGAAATTAAGAGAACAGTGATCAAGACTAACAAATTTTCGCTCAAATTAAATGGAATTCAAATGAAGGATAAATTACCTGATCACAGTGCTGTTCATGGGGAGTAGAACCAAAGGGAAATTTAGCACAAAGATGTCGTGAATGAGGATAATCTCTGCAGGCAATCTGCAAAAAGGAAGACAAGCAGAAGAAATCAACATCAAAAGACCACCTTCAAACTCCCAAGTGAGATTCGTAAAATACACCAGACAATTATAATCATTGTAATAATAAATTAGTGTGACAAAATGTACAATAACAGACTAGGGGAATTCTCCATTCAACACTTCTTGCTCCACAAAAATTGCAATGCCACTGATATTAAGTGCATTCATCATTAAAAACTCATCAATGTTTCTTTGAGCATGGCTCATAGTGGACCAATCTAGCCCCCATCACGTGCAAAGATCA
The nucleotide sequence above comes from Solanum pennellii chromosome 9, SPENNV200. Encoded proteins:
- the LOC107029224 gene encoding uncharacterized protein LOC107029224 isoform X2 gives rise to the protein MMDDSERVVFDISSDEEVGFVKNRGGDGGGGGGGGRGSDDYDWITELLGEGGDGRSKDDSDDVVVVGEVIVNPKQNLKLITNADDNDDDCVVLEEDPDKPVEVENDRGDDSDELLVVSEKGQIACRDYPHSRHLCAKFPFGSTPHEQHCDQCHCYVCDTIAPCVYWGTGISSTAHCHATDKDKFWKAQRQNTRKSDKVLPLVTPCRGTLVSVPPPVANQAPGFIHRVPNYPPHTQMFRQAPIRPCSMSSSPGLPNSTTQQSTALRDKFHSHVVSQQLRNASINVTPGDRRHSVGHMGPQFFTPRTAFKRAGSSGQAFATDRSGYNSPNTCSVPQFGRTHSSSVRWQVPSASRPVGSNKYIASSQHNASILGARAVPYQPPLQRQPGFVGVPANYAPLGPQIPAQPHAGIRGVNAVSSQHQLPRQPALLGAPANYAPMEPEIPSQPSAGVVGAHAVSFQPQLPREPRFLGASTNYAPMEPQIPSQPQVSVCANSVSSEAPTFLLPYANSSPSQPHLSTLPSVLSEFESLVSCENSVSSQSQVGNMYNNPLSSEAQMFSQQYADGNSGNSLPQQTSVAYLPEGGNTSVNTTASQYLLACPTNAGTALGNSTTPVSQLSNQPDRGTSPNISVPCSGDLPCPTTMESTFGSRCESTFSCQPELCRQHISSSSPDSKNISQHGYQETLEVSRHPQLMENIADLDIQYGDWLVSAPSDAPVSTGFNILSPEASPIDSGYFVDF
- the LOC107029224 gene encoding uncharacterized protein LOC107029224 isoform X1, which produces MMDDSERVVFDISSDEEVGFVKNRGGDGGGGGGGGRGSDDYDWITELLGEGGDGRSKDDSDDVVVVGEVIVNPKQNLKLITNADDNDDDCVVLEEDPDKPVEVENDRGDDSDELLVVSEKGQIACRDYPHSRHLCAKFPFGSTPHEQHCDQCHCYVCDTIAPCVYWGTGISSTAHCHATDKDKFWKAQRQNTRKSDKVLPLVTPCRGTLVSVPPPVANQAPGFIHRVPNYPPHTQMFRQAPIRPCSMSSSPGLPNSTTQQSTALRDKFHSHVVSQQLRNASINVTPGDRRHSVGHMGPQFFTPRTAFKRAGSSGQAFATDRSGYNSPNTCSVPQFGRTHSSSVRWQVPSASRPVGSNKYIASSQHNASILGARAVPYQPPLQRQPGFVGVPANYAPLGPQIPAQPHAGIRGVNAVSSQHQLPRQPALLGAPANYAPMEPEIPSQPSAGVVGAHAVSFQPQLPREPRFLGASTNYAPMEPQIPSQPQVSVCANSVSSEAPTFLLPYANSSPSQPHLSTLPSVLSEFESLVSCENSVSSQSQVGNMYNNPLSSEAQMFSQQYADGNSGNSLPQQTSVAYLPEGGNTSVNTTASQYLLACPTNAGTALGNSTTPVSQLSNQPDRGTSPNISVPCSGDLPCPTTMESTFGSRCESTFSCQPELCRQHISSSSPDSKNISQHGYQGENSLIPNFEDFDFGWETHVSQTNSSGNVYNPKPAETLEVSRHPQLMENIADLDIQYGDWLVSAPSDAPVSTGFNILSPEASPIDSGYFVDF
- the LOC107029224 gene encoding uncharacterized protein LOC107029224 isoform X3, giving the protein MMDDSERVVFDISSDEEVGFVKNRGGDGGGGGGGGRGSDDYDWITELLGEGGDGRSKDDSDDVVVVGEVIVNPKQNLKLITNADDNDDDCVVLEEDPDKPVEVENDRGDDSDELLVVSEKGQIACRDYPHSRHLCAKFPFGSTPHEQHCDQCHCYVCDTIAPCVYWGTGISSTAHCHATDKDKFWKAQRQNTRKSDKVLPLVTPCRGTLVSVPPPVANQAPGFIHRVPNYPPHTQMFRQAPIRPCSMSSSPGLPNSTTQQSTALRDKFHSHVVSQQLRNASINVTPGDRRHSVGHMGPQFFTPRTAFKRAGSSGQAFATDRSGYNSPNTCSVPQFGRTHSSSVRWQVPSASRPVGSNKYIASSQHNASILGARAVPYQPPLQRQPGFVGVPANYAPLGPQIPAQPHAGIRGVNAVSSQHQLPRQPALLGAPANYAPMEPEIPSQPSAGVVGAHAVSFQPQLPREPRFLGASTNYAPMEPQIPSQPQVSVCANSVSSEAPTFLLPYANSSPSQPHLSTLPSVLSEFESLVSCENSVSSQSQVGNMYNNPLSSEAQMFSQQYADGNSGNSLPQQTSVAYLPEGGNTSVNTTASQYLLACPTNAGTALGNSTTPVSQLSNQPDRGTSPNISVPCSGDLPCPTTMESTFGSRCESTFSCQPELCRQHISSSSPDSKNISQHGYQVEELTLYLLGNNTGG